The following coding sequences lie in one Candidatus Eisenbacteria bacterium genomic window:
- a CDS encoding ABC transporter permease: MIAFLVRRVLMIIPTLWVIGTLTFFLIRLAPGGPFQSEREIPAAAREQLMRSYGLDQPLHVQYLRFLGNAVRLDFGPSYKFPAKQVREIIAEAFPVSAELGGLALLVALLVGVPIGIIAAVKQNTRTDYAAMAGALAGVSIPNFVLGPLLVLGLSLSLYWFPPALWQGPSSRVLPVLTLATAYVAYVARLTRAGMLEVLRQDYIRTAYAKGLAPRVVVLKHALRLGILPVVSYIGPAAARILMGSVVVESIFSVPGLGRYLVNAAFNRDYTLVMGEVLFYASFLMVLNLIVDVAYGFLDPRVEMA, translated from the coding sequence GTGATCGCGTTCCTGGTCCGTCGCGTGCTCATGATCATTCCCACGCTGTGGGTGATCGGAACGCTCACCTTCTTCCTGATCCGGCTTGCTCCCGGCGGCCCCTTCCAGTCGGAGCGAGAGATTCCGGCCGCGGCGCGCGAGCAGTTGATGCGTTCCTATGGACTCGATCAACCGCTGCACGTCCAGTACCTGCGGTTCCTGGGCAATGCGGTGCGCCTCGATTTCGGCCCCTCTTACAAGTTCCCCGCCAAGCAGGTGCGAGAGATCATCGCCGAAGCGTTTCCGGTCTCGGCCGAACTCGGCGGACTTGCGCTGCTGGTCGCTCTGCTGGTCGGCGTGCCGATCGGGATCATCGCGGCGGTCAAGCAGAACACGCGGACCGACTATGCGGCGATGGCCGGCGCGCTGGCCGGAGTGTCGATTCCCAACTTCGTGCTCGGCCCGCTGCTGGTGCTGGGGCTCTCGCTCTCGCTCTACTGGTTCCCACCGGCGCTGTGGCAGGGACCGTCGAGCCGCGTGCTGCCGGTGCTGACGCTCGCCACCGCCTACGTCGCCTACGTCGCGCGGCTCACCCGCGCGGGCATGCTCGAGGTGCTGCGACAGGACTACATCCGCACCGCCTACGCCAAGGGGCTCGCGCCGCGCGTGGTGGTGCTCAAGCACGCGCTGCGACTCGGGATCCTCCCCGTCGTCTCCTACATCGGGCCCGCCGCCGCGCGCATCCTGATGGGTTCGGTGGTGGTCGAGAGCATTTTCTCGGTGCCGGGACTCGGGCGATACCTGGTCAACGCCGCGTTCAACCGCGACTACACGCTCGTCATGGGCGAAGTGCTCTTCTACGCCAGTTTTCTGATGGTGCTCAACCTGATCGTCGACGTGGCGTACGGCTTCCTCGATCCCCGTGTGGAGATGGCATGA
- a CDS encoding ABC transporter permease has product MSAATNAPDAFGLAAEPQSLWSDAWRRMRRNHAAVVSAAFLVIISLVAFTAPWIPGLADPAAQDLALGASPPSAVHWFGTDDLGRDTFARVVHGGRISLLIGLVATFVSLVIGVSWGAIAGYRGGRVDDVMMRIVDVLYSLPYIFLVILLLVFFSRSILMLFVALGLVQWLTMARIVRGQVLSLRQQTFVEAARALGASDLAIVFKHIVPNTLGPVIVYTTLTVPAIILQEAFLSFLGLGVQPPNASWGTLVSDGARVLAVFPWLVIFPGLALSMTLFCFNFLGDGLRDALDPHDKRDVN; this is encoded by the coding sequence ATGAGCGCGGCCACGAACGCCCCCGATGCCTTCGGACTCGCGGCCGAGCCGCAGAGCCTGTGGAGCGACGCCTGGCGTCGCATGCGGCGCAATCACGCCGCGGTCGTCTCGGCGGCGTTTCTCGTCATCATTTCGCTGGTGGCCTTCACGGCACCGTGGATTCCGGGACTCGCGGACCCCGCGGCGCAGGACCTGGCGCTCGGAGCCTCGCCGCCATCGGCGGTCCACTGGTTCGGCACCGACGATCTCGGGCGCGACACGTTTGCGCGCGTCGTGCATGGCGGCCGGATCTCGCTGTTGATCGGGCTGGTTGCGACGTTCGTCAGTCTCGTGATCGGCGTGAGCTGGGGCGCGATCGCGGGCTATCGCGGTGGACGCGTGGACGACGTGATGATGCGCATCGTCGACGTGCTCTATTCGCTGCCGTACATCTTCCTCGTGATCCTGCTGCTGGTGTTCTTCAGCCGCAGCATCCTCATGCTGTTCGTGGCACTCGGACTCGTGCAGTGGCTCACCATGGCGCGCATCGTGCGCGGGCAGGTGCTGTCGCTTCGGCAGCAGACCTTCGTCGAAGCGGCGCGCGCACTGGGGGCGAGCGACCTCGCGATCGTGTTCAAGCACATCGTGCCGAATACGCTCGGGCCGGTGATCGTCTACACCACCCTGACGGTGCCCGCGATCATCCTTCAGGAGGCATTCCTGTCGTTTCTCGGCCTCGGCGTTCAGCCGCCGAACGCTTCGTGGGGAACACTGGTTTCGGACGGCGCCCGCGTGCTCGCGGTGTTCCCGTGGCTCGTGATCTTCCCGGGCCTGGCGCTCTCGATGACGCTGTTCTGCTTCAACTTCCTCGGCGACGGCTTGCGCGACGCGCTCGACCCGCACGACAAGCGCGACGTGAACTAG
- a CDS encoding AraC family transcriptional regulator, with protein sequence MQRTPAAALAPLVECLWSLAGARASVPDAALAHEHRVFPDGCVELIYHAGAPALWSPSPDRWLEQPRLFVVGQITRPFGFRATNALHSIGVRFRPGGACAFLGDPLDALTDRTVALATLWGEAGERLSNELRCESELEPLWTRLESALAARIANATRARVPVAAAVDRLLATRGGESIEALAAHVGWSVRQLERAFLRQVGVTPKVLARTIRFQSILASLPSNGRIDWAGLAWDCGFADQAHLIREFRRFTGATPVQIGDPELELARRFVSDDRLRAYFNPPC encoded by the coding sequence GTGCAGCGCACACCTGCCGCCGCGCTCGCCCCGCTCGTCGAGTGCCTGTGGTCGCTGGCCGGCGCACGAGCAAGCGTGCCGGACGCCGCTCTCGCCCACGAGCATCGCGTGTTCCCCGATGGATGCGTCGAGCTGATCTATCACGCGGGCGCGCCGGCGCTCTGGAGTCCGAGCCCCGACCGGTGGCTCGAGCAGCCGCGCCTGTTCGTGGTCGGACAGATCACGCGGCCATTCGGCTTTCGCGCCACGAATGCGCTGCATTCGATCGGCGTGCGCTTCCGACCCGGCGGAGCGTGCGCGTTCCTCGGCGACCCGCTCGATGCGTTGACCGATCGCACGGTCGCGCTCGCGACGCTGTGGGGCGAAGCGGGTGAACGATTGTCGAACGAACTGCGGTGCGAGTCGGAGCTCGAGCCACTCTGGACGCGGCTCGAGTCCGCGCTCGCCGCGCGGATCGCAAACGCGACGCGCGCTCGCGTGCCGGTCGCGGCGGCCGTCGATCGGTTACTCGCGACACGCGGCGGCGAATCGATCGAAGCGCTCGCTGCGCACGTCGGCTGGAGCGTGCGACAGCTCGAGCGGGCATTTCTGCGCCAGGTGGGCGTGACGCCCAAGGTGCTTGCGCGCACCATCCGATTCCAGAGCATCCTCGCCAGCCTTCCGAGCAACGGCCGCATCGACTGGGCGGGGCTCGCATGGGACTGCGGTTTCGCGGACCAGGCGCATCTGATCCGCGAGTTCCGCCGCTTCACCGGCGCGACACCGGTGCAGATCGGCGATCCGGAACTCGAGCTGGCGCGTCGCTTCGTGAGCGACGATCGGCTGCGGGCGTATTTCAATCCGCCGTGCTGA
- a CDS encoding alpha/beta hydrolase has translation MTTPPPRPPLLMLNGVYGAEVHFDSLREELASDFPSRAMTFRRDGLPDPTPERGFGPVVERLHSEIERLGGAPLPLLGFSLGGALALEYALAHPERLSALVLINAYDRYRGSRLQSSTLPLLREWPAAWTNPPLMARVVVRVAWLKRGLFHPAAPRQVIERGMMGAALTTQDDVRFQIAHVALPGVAGIEPRLAALAERIPVMLVSSRDDAVVPPAHTQRLAASMPAAHCLPPFEGGHAFFQHDAAALAAEVRRFLARHASDGTNA, from the coding sequence ATGACCACGCCACCTCCGCGTCCCCCTCTGCTCATGCTCAACGGCGTCTACGGCGCCGAGGTCCACTTCGACTCGTTGCGCGAGGAGCTCGCGAGCGACTTCCCGAGTCGCGCAATGACGTTCCGGCGCGACGGCCTGCCCGACCCCACTCCCGAGCGCGGCTTCGGGCCGGTCGTGGAGCGTCTTCACTCCGAGATCGAGCGACTCGGTGGGGCCCCGCTTCCGCTGCTCGGCTTTTCGCTCGGTGGTGCACTGGCGCTCGAGTACGCGCTCGCTCACCCCGAACGCCTGTCGGCGCTGGTGCTCATCAATGCGTATGACCGCTATCGCGGCAGTCGACTGCAATCGAGCACCCTGCCGCTTCTGCGCGAATGGCCCGCGGCGTGGACCAATCCCCCGCTCATGGCGCGCGTCGTGGTGCGGGTGGCGTGGCTCAAGCGCGGCCTTTTCCACCCCGCGGCTCCCCGGCAGGTGATCGAGCGCGGCATGATGGGCGCTGCGCTCACCACGCAGGACGACGTTCGCTTTCAGATCGCACACGTTGCGCTCCCGGGGGTCGCGGGCATCGAGCCGCGGCTCGCGGCACTCGCAGAGCGGATTCCGGTGATGCTGGTGTCGAGCCGTGACGACGCGGTGGTGCCGCCGGCGCACACGCAACGGCTGGCCGCCTCGATGCCGGCGGCGCACTGCCTGCCGCCGTTCGAAGGCGGGCACGCGTTCTTTCAGCACGACGCGGCGGCACTCGCCGCCGAAGTGCGCCGCTTTCTCGCCCGGCATGCAAGCGACGGCACGAACGCATGA
- a CDS encoding FAD-dependent oxidoreductase, whose translation MADYEYVIVGGGVAAASALEGIRAHDRDARVLAVSRENHAPYHRPPLSKGLWNGTTSFEQLSVLPDGWYADHGVELRLRREVVELDLEARRVWDDHGASLSYEKLLLATGSRPRRLEVEGAELDGIHYFRQLEDYLRLSDDQQRVDHVLVVGNGFLGLELAAALRQAGREVTLLFADEYPLRRVLPRDLGMRVAEFYREQGIEAVSGETIARFQRVGTELVATTQNRNEVTTQLVVVDLGTQPQTDLADAAGLEVGMGIEVDDHARTTNSHVWAAGEVTEFPCVPLERIMRVEQWDHAREHGRVAGENMAGADLVYDHLPRHDGRLFDREWSAAGDIDASLAVHAVWREPLESGVLFYLREDVVRGVMLWNLPANLDRARAVICAARATSSSEREALALEISD comes from the coding sequence ATGGCGGACTACGAATACGTCATCGTCGGTGGTGGCGTCGCTGCGGCCTCGGCGCTCGAGGGCATTCGCGCGCATGATCGCGACGCGCGTGTGCTGGCGGTGTCGCGCGAGAATCACGCGCCCTATCACCGCCCGCCACTCTCGAAGGGACTGTGGAATGGCACCACTTCATTCGAGCAGCTCTCGGTGCTGCCGGACGGCTGGTATGCGGACCACGGGGTCGAGCTGCGGCTGAGGCGCGAGGTCGTCGAGCTGGACCTCGAAGCCCGCCGCGTGTGGGACGACCACGGCGCCAGCCTGAGTTACGAGAAGCTGCTGCTCGCGACCGGGAGCCGACCGCGGCGCCTGGAGGTCGAGGGCGCCGAGTTGGACGGCATTCACTACTTCCGACAGCTCGAGGACTACCTGCGTCTCAGCGACGATCAGCAGCGCGTGGATCATGTGCTGGTGGTCGGCAACGGTTTCCTCGGCCTCGAGCTGGCCGCCGCGCTGCGACAGGCCGGGCGCGAGGTGACGCTGCTGTTCGCCGACGAGTATCCGTTGCGTCGAGTGCTGCCACGCGATCTGGGCATGCGAGTCGCCGAGTTCTACCGCGAGCAGGGAATCGAAGCCGTTTCCGGCGAGACCATTGCGCGCTTCCAGCGTGTCGGTACCGAACTGGTGGCGACCACGCAGAATCGAAACGAAGTCACGACTCAGCTCGTGGTCGTCGATCTCGGCACCCAGCCGCAAACCGATCTCGCGGACGCCGCGGGGCTCGAGGTCGGCATGGGCATCGAGGTCGACGATCACGCCCGCACGACGAACTCGCACGTGTGGGCGGCCGGCGAGGTCACCGAGTTCCCGTGCGTGCCGCTCGAGCGCATCATGCGCGTCGAGCAATGGGATCACGCACGCGAGCACGGTCGCGTGGCGGGCGAGAACATGGCCGGCGCCGATCTCGTCTACGACCACCTGCCACGGCATGACGGTCGTCTCTTCGACCGCGAGTGGTCGGCCGCCGGCGACATCGACGCGAGCCTCGCGGTGCACGCGGTGTGGCGCGAGCCGCTCGAATCCGGCGTGTTGTTCTACCTGCGCGAGGACGTGGTGCGAGGCGTGATGCTGTGGAACCTGCCCGCAAACCTGGATCGTGCCCGGGCCGTCATTTGCGCGGCGCGCGCGACGAGCTCGAGCGAGCGCGAGGCGCTGGCGCTCGAGATCTCGGACTAG